One Phaseolus vulgaris cultivar G19833 chromosome 11, P. vulgaris v2.0, whole genome shotgun sequence genomic window carries:
- the LOC137836839 gene encoding LOW QUALITY PROTEIN: G-type lectin S-receptor-like serine/threonine-protein kinase At1g67520 (The sequence of the model RefSeq protein was modified relative to this genomic sequence to represent the inferred CDS: substituted 3 bases at 3 genomic stop codons), whose translation MTLHHMLLLFPCLQKVLAFMCLCLWWSTCIRVEAANDSLKPGDTLNLDTGPLYSKKGDYCLGFGWVDVGDNQYLFVSNVNNNYVVWMSDRNQPVDKDSAVLSLNRSGVLKIESQRGKPIILYSPPQPINNTKATLLDTGNFVLQHLHSNGTNTLLWQSFDYPTHNLIPTMKLGVNHKTGHHWLLVSFFTKTLATPGAFSLEWEPVEQELIIKRRGKVCWESGKLRNNRFENIPEDAQAVLKYSIVSNEDEDTFSFTSTNENPNLYWILTEFGQISDDEGYVARADLCYGYNNTDGGCQRWQDIPKCRNPGDVFQKKTGSFNYQNVSIEENISYGYSDCEASCWSNCSCSAFRELYPNGTGCIFFHWISGENYTFDSTGENFYLLENMLTNHKGTKKWIWIGAVPATALLAIFLFTICLAFKKRKFVFQGKKRQRMVMKMLHLATCSRSSAMKDFEVDLKKGNGLKLFNYTSIMAATNEFSTENKLGQGGFGPVYKGILPTGQEIAVKRLSKTSGQGIVEFKNELTLICELQHMNLVQLLGCCIDEEERILIYEYLPNKSLDFYLFDCTRGKLLDWKKRFKIIEGISQGLLYLHKYSRLKIIHRDLKASNILLDENMSPKISDFGMARFFTQESVANTNRIVGTQXVXXTLFGYMSPEYMMEGVFSPKSDVYSFGVLLLEIVSGRRSLGCYGVDRPLNLIGHTWELWKDGASSELVDPSINKSFDFDEVQRCIHIGLLCVQHYADDRPTMSNIVSMLTNKSAIVSLPERPAFYVGRKIIHDELSSKGFCTDSTIEITTSTVEITSSTTDMTDS comes from the exons ATGACCCTCCATCACATGTT ATTACTATTTCCATGTTTACAGAAGGTGCTTGCTTTCATGTGCTTGTGCTTGTGGTGGAGTACTTGTATTCGTGTTGAAGCAGCAAATGACAGTTTAAAGCCTGGTGATACACTGAACTTAGATACAGGACCACTATATTCAAAAAAGGGCGACTATTGTCTAGGTTTTGGTTGGGTTGATGTTGGTGACAACCAGTATTTGTTTGTATCCaatgtaaataataattatgtagTTTGGATGAGTGATAGAAACCAACCTGTGGACAAGGATTCTGCAGTTCTGTCACTTAACCGCTCAGGCGTGCTGAAAATTGAATCTCAACGTGGGAAGCCAATAATCCTGtattctccacctcaacctatCAACAACACTAAGGCCACCTTGTTGGACACAGGCAACTTTGTTCTTCAACACCTTCACTCCAATGGGACAAACACTCTCTTGTGGCAGAGTTTTGATTATCCCACTCACAATCTCATCCCCACCATGAAGTTAGGTGTTAACCACAAAACAGGCCATCATTGGTTACTGGTTTCATTTTTTACCAAAACACTTGCCACTCCAGGTGCCTTTAGCCTTGAATGGGAACCTGTGGAACAAGAATTGATCATAAAGAGACGGGGAAAAGTTTGCTGGGAAAGTGGGAAACTGAGGAACAATAGATTTGAGAACATTCCAGAAGATGCACAAGCCGTGTTGAAGTACAGCATAGTGTCCAATGAGGATGAAGACACCTTCTCTTTCACATCTACAAATGAAAACCCTAACCTATACTGGATTTTGACAGAATTTGGCCAGATATCTGATGATGAAGGATATGTTGCAAGGGCTGATTTGTGTTATGGATATAACAACACAGATGGAGGGTGCCAAAGATGGCAGGATATACCCAAGTGTAGGAATCCTGGTGATGTGTTCCAGAAAAAGACTGGTTCATTCAATTATCAAAATGTAAgcattgaagaaaatataagTTATGGTTACAGTGATTGTGAGGCCAGTTGCTGGAGCAATTGTAGTTGCAGTGCATTCAGAGAATTGTATCCTAATGGAACTGGATGCATATTCTTTCACTGGATTTCCGGGGAAAATTATACTTTTGATAGTACTGGTGAAAACTTTTACTTGCTGGAGAACATGTTAACTAATCATAAGG GTACAAAAAAGTGGATATGGATAGGCGCAGTACCAGCAACTGCTCTACTTGCAATTTTCCTATTCACTATTTGCCTAGCCTTCAAGAAACGAAAATTCGTGTTTCAAG GGAAAAAAAGGCAAAGGATGGTGATGAAGATGCTACATTTGGCAACTTGTAGTCGGTCATCTGCAATGAAAGATTTTGAAGTTGATTTGAAAAAGGGAAATGGCCTAAAACTGTTTAATTATACATCAATTATGGCAGCAACAAATGAATTTTCAACTGAGAATAAGTTAGGACAAGGAGGCTTTGGACCCGTTTATAAG GGAATTCTTCCAACCGGCCAAGAGATTGCTGTAAAAAGACTTTCAAAAACATCTGGACAAGGAATTGTGGAGTTTAAGAATGAACTAACACTAATATGTGAACTTCAGCATATGAATCTTGTGCAACTACTTGGTTGTTGCATTGACGAAGAAGAGAGAATTCTAATTTATGAGTATCTGCCAAATAAAAGTTTGGATTTCTATCTATTCG ATTGTACAAGAGGCAAATTACTAGATTGGAAGAAGCGGTTCAAAATAATAGAAGGAATTTCTCAAGGATTACTCTATCTTCATAAGTACTCAAGACTCAAAATCATCCATAGGGACTTGAAAGCTAGCAATATTCTTTTAGATGAAAATATGAGTCCAAAAATATCAGATTTTGGGATGGCAAGATTTTTCACACAAGAATCAGTCGCAAATACCAACAGAATTGTTGGGACACAATGAGTTTAATAGACTCTTTT TGGTTACATGTCTCCAGAATATATGATGGAAGGAGTTTTCTCTCCAAAGTCTGACGTTTATAGTTTTGGAGTGTTGCTACTTGAAATTGTTAGTGGAAGAAGAAGCCTTGGTTGCTATGGTGTTGATCGTCCATTAAATTTGATAGGACAT ACATGGGAGTTATGGAAAGATGGTGCATCTTCAGAGTTAGTGGACCCATCAATAAACAAGTCATTTGATTTTGATGAAGTACAAAGATGCATTCATATTGGTCTCTTGTGTGTACAACATTATGCAGATGATCGACCAACCATGTCTAACATTGTATCAATGTTGACAAACAAAAGTGCAATAGTTTCCTTACCTGAAAGACCAGCATTCTATGTTGGAAGAAAGATCATTCATGATGAATTATCTTCAAAGGGATTCTGTACTGATTCTACAATAGAGATCACAACATCGACAGTAGAAATTACATCATCTACAACAGACATGACTGATTCCTAA